In Chitinivorax sp. PXF-14, a single window of DNA contains:
- a CDS encoding YihY family inner membrane protein translates to MRYYIGQRPIPPPISPDTMLLTLIDRAKRTPLHAPAGFLRYVFTRFQQDQCLQTAGSLTFTTLLALVPFLTIVLMIFSAFPVFESFSNQFKVFLLTNLVPTSSGKIITVYMRQFSDNAAKLTAVGIITLGVTSLMMILTIERAFNAIWRVTTPRPMFRRIIMYWAALTLGPIIIGASLSLTSWLLTQSMDYAKEVPFGEAALASSVQLLLGMATFSLLYYAVPNCEVPVKHALTAGAVAAVVFEFVKRGFAVYIKGMGSYKLVYGAFSSFPIFLLWLYVMWATILFGAVLSASLSYWETQAWRRKPLVGRSFFDAIRVLVQLYHAQQRGEAPSARQLQKKLHCGLDQLSQLLARLHKAQLIDRNDGNGWLLRRSAERITLAELYHLLVMVQLRPDRMHPQEQALAAFLAGPLGQIEGALAMDLKDLAERAGLDG, encoded by the coding sequence ATGCGCTATTATATTGGGCAAAGACCAATCCCGCCGCCGATTTCCCCCGACACCATGCTGCTGACGCTGATCGACCGTGCCAAGCGCACGCCCCTGCACGCCCCCGCCGGCTTCCTGCGTTATGTCTTCACGCGCTTCCAGCAGGACCAGTGCCTGCAGACCGCCGGCAGCCTGACCTTCACCACGCTGCTGGCGCTGGTGCCCTTCCTGACCATCGTGCTGATGATCTTCTCGGCCTTCCCGGTGTTCGAGAGCTTCAGCAACCAGTTCAAGGTCTTCCTGCTGACCAACCTGGTGCCGACCTCGTCGGGCAAGATCATCACCGTGTACATGCGGCAGTTTTCCGATAACGCGGCGAAGCTCACCGCGGTCGGCATCATCACGCTGGGCGTCACCTCGCTGATGATGATCCTCACCATCGAGCGCGCCTTCAACGCCATCTGGCGCGTGACCACGCCACGCCCCATGTTCCGCCGCATCATCATGTACTGGGCGGCGCTGACGCTGGGCCCGATCATCATCGGCGCCAGCCTGAGCCTGACCTCATGGCTGCTCACGCAGTCGATGGATTACGCCAAGGAGGTGCCCTTCGGCGAGGCGGCGCTGGCCAGTAGCGTGCAGCTCTTGCTCGGCATGGCGACCTTCTCGCTGCTGTACTACGCCGTGCCGAACTGCGAGGTGCCGGTGAAGCATGCGCTGACGGCCGGCGCCGTGGCGGCGGTGGTGTTCGAGTTCGTGAAGCGGGGCTTTGCCGTCTACATCAAGGGCATGGGCAGCTACAAGCTGGTGTATGGCGCATTTTCGAGCTTCCCGATCTTCCTGCTGTGGCTGTATGTGATGTGGGCCACCATCCTGTTCGGCGCCGTGCTGTCGGCCAGCCTGTCGTACTGGGAAACCCAGGCCTGGCGCCGCAAGCCGCTCGTCGGGCGCAGCTTCTTCGACGCCATCCGCGTGCTGGTGCAGCTCTATCACGCCCAGCAGCGCGGCGAGGCACCCTCCGCCAGGCAGCTGCAGAAGAAGCTGCACTGCGGGCTCGACCAACTGTCGCAGCTGCTCGCGCGGCTGCACAAGGCCCAGCTGATCGACCGCAACGACGGAAACGGCTGGCTGCTGCGCCGCAGCGCCGAGCGCATCACCCTGGCCGAACTGTACCACCTGCTGGTCATGGTGCAGCTTCGCCCCGACCGCATGCACCCGCAGGAACAGGCACTGGCGGCCTTTCTGGCCGGGCCGCTGGGGCAGATCGAGGGCGCGCTGGCAATGGATCTGAAAGACCTGGCGGAGCGTGCCGGGCTCGACGGCTGA
- a CDS encoding DUF2069 domain-containing protein: MNLNRLLYLGSVASLTALIFLCLAWELWLAPIRPGGSWLVLKVVFLLFPLFGILRGKVYTYQWSSMFILIYFTEGVVRGWSDHGLSQMLAQIEVALSMLFFVCVIYYARAMKRLAAGV, from the coding sequence ATGAACCTGAATCGTCTGCTCTATCTCGGCTCGGTCGCAAGCCTGACCGCGCTGATCTTTCTCTGCCTCGCCTGGGAGCTGTGGCTCGCGCCGATCCGCCCGGGCGGATCGTGGCTCGTGCTCAAGGTGGTGTTCCTGCTGTTCCCGCTGTTCGGCATCCTGCGCGGCAAGGTCTACACCTACCAGTGGTCGAGCATGTTCATCCTGATCTATTTCACCGAGGGTGTGGTGCGCGGCTGGTCGGACCACGGACTGTCGCAGATGCTGGCGCAGATCGAGGTCGCCTTATCGATGCTGTTCTTCGTCTGCGTGATCTATTACGCGCGCGCCATGAAGCGCCTTGCAGCGGGAGTATAA
- the wrbA gene encoding NAD(P)H:quinone oxidoreductase, with protein sequence MHDILVLYYSHHGAVKQLAQLVARGVEGVAGCRARLRTVPKVSTVCEASEPAIPDSGAPYVERQDLDECIAVALGSPTRFGNMAAPMKYFWDGTASEWTRGTLAGKPACVFTSSGAMHGGNEATLISMMLPLLHHGMVLVGLPFTEPALNLTQTGGTPYGASHVAGMMSDQPVSEHEKQLCLALGRRLAETALKLAK encoded by the coding sequence ATGCACGATATTCTGGTTCTTTATTACAGCCATCACGGCGCCGTGAAACAGCTCGCCCAGCTCGTTGCACGCGGCGTCGAGGGTGTCGCCGGCTGCCGCGCGCGCCTGCGCACCGTGCCCAAGGTCTCGACCGTGTGCGAAGCCAGCGAGCCCGCCATTCCCGACAGCGGCGCGCCCTATGTGGAGCGGCAGGACCTCGACGAGTGCATCGCCGTCGCGCTGGGCAGCCCGACCCGCTTCGGCAACATGGCCGCACCGATGAAGTATTTCTGGGATGGCACGGCCAGCGAATGGACGCGCGGCACGCTCGCCGGCAAGCCCGCCTGCGTGTTCACGAGCAGCGGCGCCATGCACGGCGGCAACGAGGCGACGCTGATCAGCATGATGCTGCCGCTGTTGCATCACGGCATGGTGCTGGTCGGCCTGCCGTTCACCGAGCCTGCGCTCAACCTGACGCAGACCGGCGGCACCCCTTACGGCGCCAGCCACGTGGCGGGCATGATGTCCGACCAGCCGGTATCCGAACATGAAAAACAACTGTGTCTCGCGCTGGGCCGCCGCCTCGCCGAGACCGCACTGAAACTCGCCAAATGA
- the bioA gene encoding adenosylmethionine--8-amino-7-oxononanoate transaminase — protein sequence MSNQDWLARSRQAVWHPCTQMKRHETLPLVPIERGEGPWLIDFDGKRYLDGVSSWWVNLFGHCNPLIGDAIKAQLDTLEHVILAGFTQRPVVELSERLAALTGLGHAFYGSDGASATEIALKMSFHYWRNAGRGDKVGFVSLQHSYHGETLGALSVTDVALFRDTYAPLLRHSHQVPSPDWRLAAPGESHETYALRCADALADFLAQHHASTAALIVEPLVQGAAGMAMYHPAYLRRARELCDRYQVHLIADEIAVGFGRTGTMWAHQQAGIKPDFLCLSKGITGGYLALSAVLTTDEVYAGFYHDDVTRGFLHSHSYTGNALACRAALAVLDIFEHEEVIESNRVRAAWFTALMEPIMHHAKVRHFRHLGMIWAFEVDTARPDFASWAFCLAMEHGVLIRPMGNTVYFMPPYVVDGEEVSLFVSAALDMLEQA from the coding sequence ATGAGCAACCAAGACTGGCTGGCGCGCAGCCGGCAGGCCGTATGGCACCCGTGCACGCAGATGAAGCGCCACGAGACGCTGCCGCTGGTGCCGATCGAGCGCGGTGAAGGGCCGTGGCTGATCGACTTCGACGGCAAGCGCTATCTCGACGGGGTATCGAGCTGGTGGGTCAACCTGTTCGGCCACTGCAACCCGCTCATCGGCGATGCCATCAAGGCGCAGCTCGATACGCTCGAACACGTGATCCTGGCCGGCTTTACCCAGCGGCCGGTGGTCGAGCTGTCCGAGCGGCTGGCGGCGCTGACCGGCCTGGGCCATGCCTTCTACGGCTCGGATGGCGCCTCGGCGACCGAGATCGCGCTCAAGATGAGCTTTCACTACTGGCGCAACGCCGGGCGTGGCGACAAGGTAGGCTTCGTCAGCCTGCAGCACAGCTATCACGGTGAGACGCTGGGCGCGCTGTCGGTGACCGACGTGGCCTTGTTCCGCGACACCTATGCGCCGCTGCTGCGCCACAGCCACCAGGTGCCGAGCCCCGACTGGCGCCTGGCCGCACCCGGCGAGAGCCACGAGACCTATGCGCTGCGCTGCGCCGATGCGCTGGCCGACTTCCTGGCGCAGCACCACGCGAGCACCGCCGCGCTGATCGTCGAGCCGCTGGTGCAGGGCGCGGCCGGCATGGCGATGTACCACCCGGCCTACCTGCGGCGCGCGCGCGAGCTGTGCGACCGCTACCAGGTGCATCTGATCGCCGACGAGATCGCGGTCGGCTTTGGCCGCACCGGCACGATGTGGGCGCATCAGCAGGCCGGCATCAAGCCGGATTTCCTTTGCCTGTCGAAGGGCATCACCGGCGGCTACCTGGCGTTGTCGGCCGTGCTGACGACCGATGAGGTCTATGCCGGCTTCTACCACGACGATGTCACGCGCGGCTTCCTGCACAGCCATAGCTACACCGGCAATGCGTTGGCCTGCCGTGCGGCGCTGGCGGTGCTCGACATCTTCGAACATGAGGAGGTGATCGAGAGCAATCGCGTGCGTGCCGCCTGGTTCACGGCGCTGATGGAGCCGATCATGCACCACGCCAAGGTGCGGCACTTCCGCCACCTCGGCATGATCTGGGCCTTCGAGGTCGACACCGCGCGGCCCGATTTTGCCAGCTGGGCCTTCTGCCTGGCGATGGAGCACGGCGTGCTGATCCGCCCGATGGGCAATACGGTATATTTCATGCCGCCCTATGTGGTCGACGGCGAGGAAGTCAGCCTGTTCGTTTCGGCCGCGCTCGACATGCTGGAGCAGGCCTAG